A DNA window from Mycosarcoma maydis chromosome 12, whole genome shotgun sequence contains the following coding sequences:
- a CDS encoding putative repressible alkaline phosphatase vacuolar: MQLQGLFAQLGALMLVALAASAAPNNGAKWQHKKQPNVIQLISDGFGPASETFARSYLQSSKKLGWNVTMPLDRLLVGEVRTRSTNSLVTDSAASATAYSCGLKSVNAYIGVDSDKKPCGTVLEGAKAKGYNTALVTTSRITHATPASYSAHIDDRDAEDEIASQQIGDYVLGRQVDILWGGGLRHFLPNTTKPGIRTDSRNLVQEAKQRGFHIINNRTDFDALQAGNALKLPSLALFASSHMAYEIDRNATQEPSLKEMALTALNGLRNQDEPYFIMIEGARIDHAAHNNDPIGHIHDILAYNDMVQAVVDWVDANAAANPHEPETVVFSVADHECGGLTLGLQRSEDEESFYGWYPDVLLNATHSTEFLAAQTAKWIAAANRTDDELSTYIRDNVVSTGLGIKDVQKDEVERAVQLAKLKNQIPYTVWLSSIVNWRAHLGWSTTGHSGVSVGLYYHEAKPHKVGTPKYKRYQQRRSSVIGSHENTWIGEWIASFLELDLASITKTLNNGSDYSWYSNWGDKLNHFTDTLEHYHGGLARVIPARSASEKRDLHAADSHLLNEPLMRRIHGPRVGATLEESWHTSARRQQL, translated from the coding sequence ATGCAGCTTCAAGGATTGTTCGCTCAACTTGGAGCGCTCATGCTTGTGGCGCTGGCCGCCAGTGCCGCCCCGAACAACGGCGCCAAGTGGCAGCACAAGAAACAGCCCAACGTGAtccagctcatctcggACGGGTTTGGACCGGCTTCCGAGACGTTTGCTCGCTCGTACCTGCAGAGCTCCAAGAAACTGGGCTGGAACGTAACCATGCCGCTCGACAGGCTGCTGGTGGGCGAGGTGCGAACACGATCGACCAACTCGTTGGTGACCgactcggctgcttcggcaACCGCGTATTCGTGCGGCCTGAAGAGCGTCAACGCATACATTGGTGTGGATTCCGACAAAAAGCCGTGCGGTACGGTGCTTGAAGGAGCCAAGGCGAAAGGATACAATACGGCGCTCGTTACTACGTCGCGCATCACGCACGCGACGCCCGCTTCGTACTCGGCGCACATCGACGACCGTGATGCTGAAGACGAGATCGCCAGCCAGCAGATCGGCGACTACGTGCTTGGCCGCCAGGTCGACATCCTGTGGGGTGGCGGACTGCGTCACTTTTTGCCTAACACCACCAAGCCAGGTATCCGTACCGACAGCCGTAACCTCGTCCAAgaggccaagcagcgcgGATTTCACATTATCAACAACCGCACCGACTTTGACGCCCTCCAAGCCGGCAATGCGCTGAAACTGCCCTCGCTGGCGCTCTTCGCTTCGTCGCACATGGCGTACGAGATCGACCGAAACGCAACGCAGGAACCCAGCTTGAAGGAGATGGCCTTGACCGCGCTCAACGGCTTGCGCAACCAGGACGAGCCGTACTTTATCATGATCGAGGGCGCGCGCATCGACCATGCTGCACACAACAATGACCCCATTggtcacattcacgatatCCTCGCGTACAACGACATGGTCCAGGCGGTGGTCGACTGGGTTGACGCCAACGCAGCCGCCAACCCGCACGAGCCCGAGACGGTGGTGTTTTCAGTCGCCGACCACGAGTGCGGTGGGCTGACGCTCGGTCTACAGAGGagtgaggatgaggagTCGTTCTACGGATGGTACCCGGACGTGCTCTTGAACGCTACGCATTCGACCGAGTTCCTGGCGGCTCAGACCGCCAAGTGGAttgccgctgccaaccgtaccgatgacgagctgagcacCTACATCCGCGACAACGTGGTTTCCACCGGCCTCGGCATCAAGGATGTTCAgaaggacgaggtggagcgtGCCGTCCAACtagccaagctcaagaatCAGATCCCCTACACCGTCTGGCTATCGTCGATCGTCAACTGGCGCGCACACCTCGGATGGTCCACGACGGGCCACTCTGGTGTCTCGGTCGGTCTATATTACCACGAAGCCAAACCGCACAAGGTGGGTACACCCAAGTACAAGCGAtaccagcagcgtcgatcttcGGTGATCGGATCGCACGAAAACACGTGGATCGGCGAGTGGATCGCGTCgttcctcgagctcgatctggcGTCGATcaccaagacgctcaacaacGGCAGTGACTACAGCTGGTACAGCAACTGGGGCGACAAGCTAAACCACTTTACCGATACCTTGGAGCACTACCATGGCGGACTGGCGCGCGTCATCCCGGCTCGATCcgcgagcgagaagcgcgaTCTGCACGCCGCCGACTCGCACCTGCTCAACGAGCCACTCATGAGACGTATTCACGGCCCTCGTGTGGGCGCGACACTCGAAGAGTCTTGGCACACCTCggctcgtcgtcagcagctCTGA